From the genome of Hymenobacter sp. PAMC 26628, one region includes:
- the msrA gene encoding peptide-methionine (S)-S-oxide reductase MsrA, whose translation MTEHALFGAGCFWCVEAVFQNLKGVEKVVSGYAGGRIANPTYKEVCSGLTGHNEVIDIAFDPAVISYKELLEIFWKTHDPTTLNRQGNDVGTQYRSGVYYYSDEQKQLAEGYKQKLNDGHAFPNPIVTEITAAPTFYPAENYHQNYFNLHGHEPYCQFVAKPKVDKVKALFGEKLKEGVA comes from the coding sequence ATGACTGAACATGCATTATTTGGCGCCGGCTGTTTCTGGTGCGTCGAGGCCGTTTTCCAGAACCTGAAGGGCGTGGAGAAAGTGGTATCTGGCTACGCCGGGGGCCGCATCGCCAACCCGACCTATAAAGAAGTGTGCAGCGGCCTGACGGGCCACAACGAAGTGATTGATATTGCCTTCGACCCGGCCGTCATCAGCTACAAAGAGCTGCTCGAAATCTTCTGGAAAACCCACGACCCGACCACCCTCAACCGTCAGGGCAACGACGTGGGCACCCAGTATCGCTCGGGCGTGTACTACTACAGCGACGAGCAAAAGCAGCTCGCCGAAGGCTACAAACAGAAGCTCAACGACGGCCATGCCTTTCCAAACCCCATCGTGACGGAAATCACCGCTGCCCCCACCTTCTACCCCGCCGAGAACTACCACCAGAACTACTTCAACCTGCACGGCCACGAGCCCTACTGCCAGTTCGTCGCCAAGCCCAAAGTAGACAAGGTGAAAGCCCTGTTCGGCGAAAAGCTGAAGGAAGGCGTAGCGTGA
- a CDS encoding Rieske (2Fe-2S) protein, protein MPNPVGMNRQDFLQLFGLGAASLLASSCLGGCSSAGSDPAPTAAATGVDFTVDLTAVTSTPLDNPSVGYVYGASRAVIVAKTAAGTYVAFQAPCPHQGTSVYFNQAAAHFICPNHNAVFNLSGGIVSGPVSSGLKQYTVVQTGTSLHVTG, encoded by the coding sequence ATGCCCAATCCAGTAGGAATGAACCGCCAGGATTTTTTGCAGCTCTTTGGCCTGGGGGCCGCCAGCTTGCTGGCTTCGTCCTGCCTGGGCGGGTGCAGCAGCGCCGGCAGCGACCCCGCGCCGACTGCTGCCGCCACCGGCGTCGATTTCACGGTGGACCTGACGGCCGTGACCAGCACCCCCCTCGACAACCCCAGCGTAGGCTATGTCTACGGGGCCAGCCGGGCCGTGATTGTGGCCAAAACCGCGGCGGGTACCTACGTGGCTTTTCAGGCGCCGTGCCCGCACCAGGGTACCAGCGTGTACTTCAACCAAGCGGCGGCGCACTTCATCTGCCCCAACCACAACGCGGTGTTCAACCTGAGCGGGGGCATTGTCAGCGGCCCAGTGTCGTCGGGGCTCAAGCAGTACACCGTGGTCCAGACGGGCACCAGCCTGCACGTAACCGGCTAG
- a CDS encoding thioredoxin family protein, with amino-acid sequence MRLLALPFVALLAAGRAHAQAPAPAWTSDLAAALAQAQASQRPVLAVFSGSDWCKPCMMLKQEVFDQPEFAQYAQGKFVLARFDFPRNKKNRLDPAQTKLNEAAAARINKEGVFPAVVLLSPEGKVLARTGYRPGGAPAYDAYLSQLLIKN; translated from the coding sequence ATGCGACTGCTTGCCCTCCCATTTGTGGCGCTACTGGCCGCCGGCCGCGCCCACGCGCAGGCCCCCGCCCCGGCCTGGACTTCGGACCTCGCCGCCGCCCTGGCGCAGGCCCAGGCCAGCCAGCGGCCGGTACTGGCCGTGTTTTCGGGCTCCGACTGGTGCAAGCCCTGCATGATGCTCAAGCAGGAGGTGTTCGACCAGCCCGAGTTTGCGCAGTATGCCCAGGGCAAGTTCGTGCTGGCGCGCTTCGACTTCCCGCGCAACAAGAAAAACCGCCTCGACCCGGCCCAAACCAAGCTGAATGAGGCCGCCGCGGCCCGAATTAATAAAGAAGGGGTATTCCCGGCCGTGGTGCTGCTCTCGCCCGAGGGCAAAGTGCTGGCGCGCACCGGCTACCGCCCCGGCGGGGCCCCCGCCTACGACGCTTATCTGAGCCAGCTTCTCATCAAAAACTAA
- a CDS encoding FAD:protein FMN transferase translates to MRLLTNWLTAFQRKARAALLAGLGVSGSLVAVAQAPTVAAAHVPRAYTRSAHLMGSHFTFTAVSADDSLAWRALRAGLRETQRIDRLCSYWDSTSQVVKINRLAGIRPVVVDQEVYDLIARTLKISALSGGAFDVTFASGDKIYQFDRQEHARLPDSAAVRRSVARVGWQKVQLDPATHAVFLPDKGMRINLAGILQGYGVRRASETMKRMGIAGGLINGSGDVYCWGRQADGAGWRIAIGDPAKPRSVSSWLTVRDLAVVTAGNYEQYFTVGGTYYGHIINPHTGYPATGLRSVTIVCPDVELADALDDAVFVLGPRAGLALVNRLKGVDATVITDDGQTLVSKGLQLNSYHSAAPAAAAKTPVTR, encoded by the coding sequence ATGCGTTTACTAACGAATTGGCTGACTGCTTTCCAGCGGAAAGCGCGGGCCGCGTTGCTCGCGGGGCTGGGCGTGAGCGGCAGCCTGGTGGCGGTGGCGCAGGCTCCCACCGTGGCCGCTGCCCACGTGCCCCGCGCCTACACCCGCAGCGCCCACCTCATGGGCTCGCACTTCACGTTCACGGCTGTGTCGGCCGACGACTCGCTGGCCTGGCGGGCCCTGCGCGCCGGCCTGCGCGAAACCCAGCGCATCGACCGCCTGTGTTCGTACTGGGACTCGACCTCGCAGGTGGTCAAAATCAACCGCCTGGCCGGCATCCGGCCGGTGGTGGTCGACCAGGAGGTGTACGACCTCATTGCGCGCACGCTGAAGATTTCGGCGCTCAGCGGCGGGGCGTTCGATGTCACGTTTGCCAGCGGCGACAAGATTTATCAATTTGACAGGCAGGAACACGCCCGCCTGCCCGACTCGGCCGCGGTGCGCCGCTCGGTGGCGCGCGTGGGCTGGCAAAAGGTGCAGCTGGATCCGGCTACGCACGCCGTTTTTCTGCCTGATAAGGGAATGCGGATCAACCTGGCCGGCATCCTGCAAGGCTACGGCGTGCGCCGGGCTTCGGAGACCATGAAGCGGATGGGCATCGCCGGGGGCCTCATCAACGGCTCGGGCGACGTGTACTGCTGGGGCCGGCAGGCCGACGGCGCGGGCTGGCGCATCGCCATCGGCGACCCGGCCAAGCCCCGTAGCGTCTCGTCGTGGCTGACGGTGCGCGACCTGGCCGTGGTGACGGCGGGCAACTACGAGCAGTACTTCACGGTGGGCGGCACGTACTACGGCCACATCATCAACCCCCACACGGGCTACCCGGCCACGGGGCTGCGCTCGGTCACCATCGTCTGCCCCGACGTGGAGCTGGCCGACGCCCTCGACGACGCCGTGTTCGTGCTGGGGCCCCGGGCGGGCCTGGCCCTGGTCAACCGCCTCAAGGGCGTGGACGCCACGGTGATTACCGACGACGGCCAGACGCTAGTTTCCAAGGGCCTGCAGCTCAACTCGTACCACAGCGCCGCCCCCGCCGCCGCCGCTAAAACCCCCGTTACCCGATGA
- a CDS encoding DUF4266 domain-containing protein: MTFATFFRPAALGLLLVGAAALPGCVSVAAYQKAYLNDEDMKLATKKVETSEVNFESYREGAGGANGGKVGGGCGCN; the protein is encoded by the coding sequence ATGACATTCGCCACCTTTTTTCGCCCGGCTGCGCTGGGCTTACTGCTAGTTGGGGCCGCCGCGCTGCCGGGCTGCGTGTCGGTAGCCGCCTACCAAAAGGCCTACCTCAACGACGAGGACATGAAGCTGGCCACCAAAAAGGTCGAAACCTCGGAGGTCAACTTCGAGAGCTACCGCGAGGGGGCCGGCGGGGCCAACGGCGGCAAGGTAGGCGGCGGCTGCGGCTGCAATTAG
- a CDS encoding DUF3570 domain-containing protein, with product MRFLLAAGLALALPAAALAQGTPNPNRLDGSGIPATTLVAHPAPVSVGETDVDILSSYYQQNGNHGAVEGGIGTQHLTDVAPTIILNVPLDSVARITANVGFDYYASASTDRIDQVLSSPSAQDVRYHIDLGYSRTLKDKRTILGIGGGASKEYDYQSFNLAGSWTHGSRDGNRELSIGGQVYLDKVTLILPVELRTGGTGKGNQAHGSGFDNRQSFNLNIVYSQVISKRLQLAVSTELVAQRGLLSTPFHRVYFYNSAPELGTPGQLGTAKTELLPRLRNKYPVGLRLNYYATDLVQIRGFYRFYNDNFGIRAHTFELEAPVKVTPFFTLYPFYRYHTQTAADYFAPYLAHSIVDEFYSSDYDLAAFTAQKVGLGFRYAPLYGLGRFKTPFGDRVAKFKSIDLRYGHYWQTTGLTADIVSVDFSFVMP from the coding sequence ATGAGATTTTTACTAGCCGCCGGCCTCGCTCTGGCGCTGCCCGCCGCGGCCTTGGCCCAGGGCACGCCGAACCCCAACCGCCTCGACGGCTCGGGCATCCCCGCGACGACTTTGGTGGCGCACCCCGCGCCCGTGTCGGTGGGCGAAACCGACGTGGACATCCTCAGCAGCTACTACCAGCAAAACGGCAACCACGGGGCCGTGGAGGGCGGCATCGGCACGCAGCACCTCACCGACGTGGCCCCCACCATCATCCTGAACGTGCCGCTCGACTCGGTGGCGCGCATTACGGCCAACGTGGGCTTCGATTACTACGCTTCGGCCTCGACCGACCGCATCGACCAAGTGCTCTCGTCGCCGTCGGCCCAGGACGTGCGCTACCACATCGACCTGGGCTACTCGCGCACTTTGAAGGACAAGCGTACTATCCTAGGCATTGGCGGTGGGGCTTCTAAGGAATATGATTACCAGTCGTTTAACCTCGCCGGCTCCTGGACGCACGGCTCGCGCGACGGCAACCGCGAGTTGAGCATCGGCGGGCAGGTGTACCTCGATAAGGTGACGCTAATTTTGCCCGTCGAGCTGCGTACCGGCGGCACCGGCAAGGGTAACCAAGCCCACGGCTCGGGCTTCGATAACCGGCAGAGTTTCAACCTGAACATCGTGTATTCGCAGGTCATCAGCAAGCGCTTGCAGCTGGCCGTGAGCACCGAGCTGGTGGCCCAGCGCGGGCTGCTGAGCACGCCGTTTCACCGGGTGTACTTCTACAACAGCGCCCCGGAGCTGGGCACGCCCGGCCAGCTGGGCACCGCCAAAACCGAGCTGCTGCCGCGCCTGCGCAACAAGTACCCCGTGGGCCTGCGCCTGAACTACTACGCCACCGACCTGGTGCAAATCAGGGGCTTTTACCGTTTCTACAACGATAATTTCGGCATCCGGGCGCACACCTTCGAGCTGGAAGCGCCGGTGAAAGTGACGCCCTTTTTCACGCTCTACCCGTTCTACCGCTACCACACCCAAACGGCGGCCGACTACTTTGCGCCCTACCTGGCTCATTCCATCGTGGATGAGTTCTATTCGTCCGACTACGACCTGGCGGCCTTCACGGCTCAGAAGGTGGGCCTGGGCTTCCGCTACGCACCGCTCTACGGGCTGGGCCGCTTCAAAACGCCCTTCGGGGACCGGGTCGCCAAGTTCAAATCCATCGACCTGCGCTACGGCCACTACTGGCAGACCACCGGCCTCACGGCCGACATCGTGAGCGTGGATTTCTCCTTCGTCATGCCCTAA
- a CDS encoding gliding motility-associated C-terminal domain-containing protein yields the protein MRTLYQYFRRRALPVLSSLLLLLLAGAPAWATHIVGGEMNLLHQTGSTYTLTLTLYFDAINGSPAALDQALTAGLFDKATNQQLTSVVLPLVSNSFVSYTNPACAVGSLSTRKLVYAKDIVLSPTTYTSAQGYYAAVERCCRNLAIGNIVDPGAAGQTFYLEFPAVVRNGQPFIDSTPRIFPALGDYACRNELFYYNFGGQDPDGDSLVYDMVTPLNGHSSAAVPSPPPVAAPYATITWGTGLGTLNQIPGAPALGIDAHTGRLTVRANRLGLFVFGVRCAEYRRGVKIGETRRDFQLYVLNCPQNNPPVATVWANGRAYRPGLDTLRLGPNALCFSVKYTDPDAGSVLTLSAQPVNFTAGAPAFTTATGGTVRAAGQPDTLTATLCFPACTDTKGQVYRLNVVVADNGCSLPKRDTVQVAFTAVVAPNAPPVLTSTLPPAPVPETAPAVVRVALGMPYTATLLGTDADANLLTLSASGEGFDLAAVGMVFGAQNGAGRATGTFAWAPTCATASAAAVPGGLVVHFLLTESGACAPVPRTRTVRFELVRPADSVAFRPPNVITPNGDGLNDFFVLDQALPPDFCGSEFAGVRIFSRWGQQVYTSPARTFRWGGAGAGGSYYYLVTFTDGRRFKGWLEVLP from the coding sequence ATGAGGACGTTGTACCAATACTTTCGGCGGCGGGCTTTGCCCGTGCTGAGTAGCCTGCTTTTGCTGCTGCTGGCCGGGGCCCCCGCGTGGGCCACGCACATTGTGGGCGGCGAAATGAACCTGCTCCACCAAACCGGCAGCACGTACACCCTCACCCTGACGCTGTACTTCGACGCCATCAACGGCAGCCCGGCCGCGCTCGACCAGGCCCTGACGGCCGGCCTGTTTGACAAGGCCACCAACCAGCAGTTAACCAGTGTGGTGCTGCCTTTGGTTAGCAATTCGTTCGTGAGCTACACCAACCCGGCCTGCGCCGTGGGCTCGCTCAGCACCCGCAAGCTGGTGTACGCCAAGGACATTGTGCTGAGCCCAACCACCTACACCAGCGCCCAGGGCTACTACGCGGCCGTGGAGCGCTGCTGCCGCAACCTGGCCATCGGCAACATCGTGGACCCCGGCGCGGCGGGCCAAACCTTCTACCTGGAGTTTCCGGCCGTGGTGCGCAACGGCCAGCCGTTCATCGATTCCACGCCGCGCATTTTTCCGGCCCTGGGCGACTACGCGTGCCGCAACGAGCTGTTTTACTACAATTTCGGCGGGCAAGACCCCGACGGCGATTCGCTGGTGTACGACATGGTGACGCCGCTCAACGGGCACTCCTCGGCCGCCGTGCCCAGCCCGCCCCCGGTGGCGGCGCCCTATGCTACCATCACCTGGGGCACGGGGCTCGGCACGCTCAACCAGATTCCCGGGGCCCCGGCGCTGGGCATCGATGCCCACACCGGGCGCCTCACGGTGCGGGCCAACCGGCTCGGGCTCTTCGTGTTCGGGGTGCGCTGCGCGGAGTACCGGCGGGGCGTGAAAATCGGCGAAACCCGGCGCGATTTCCAGCTCTACGTCCTCAACTGCCCCCAGAACAACCCGCCCGTGGCCACGGTGTGGGCCAACGGCCGCGCCTACCGCCCCGGCCTCGATACGCTGCGCCTGGGGCCCAACGCGCTGTGCTTCAGTGTAAAATACACCGACCCCGACGCTGGCTCGGTGCTCACGCTCAGCGCCCAGCCGGTCAATTTCACTGCCGGGGCCCCGGCCTTCACCACCGCCACTGGCGGCACGGTGCGGGCCGCGGGCCAGCCCGATACGCTCACGGCCACGCTCTGCTTCCCGGCGTGCACCGACACCAAGGGACAGGTGTACCGCCTCAATGTGGTGGTGGCCGACAACGGCTGTAGCCTGCCTAAACGCGACACGGTGCAGGTGGCCTTTACGGCCGTGGTGGCCCCCAACGCGCCCCCGGTCCTGACCTCGACGCTGCCGCCCGCGCCCGTGCCCGAAACCGCGCCGGCCGTGGTGCGCGTGGCCTTGGGCATGCCCTACACCGCTACCCTGCTCGGCACCGACGCCGATGCCAACCTGCTGACGCTTAGTGCTTCCGGCGAAGGCTTCGACCTGGCCGCCGTGGGCATGGTGTTCGGGGCCCAGAACGGGGCCGGCCGCGCCACCGGCACGTTTGCCTGGGCCCCCACCTGCGCCACGGCCAGCGCCGCCGCGGTGCCCGGGGGCCTGGTGGTGCACTTCCTGCTGACGGAAAGCGGCGCGTGCGCACCCGTGCCCCGCACGCGCACCGTGCGCTTCGAGCTAGTGCGGCCCGCCGATTCGGTGGCGTTCCGGCCGCCCAACGTCATCACGCCCAACGGCGACGGGCTGAACGATTTTTTTGTGCTCGACCAAGCCCTGCCGCCCGATTTCTGCGGCAGCGAGTTTGCCGGGGTTCGCATTTTCTCGCGCTGGGGCCAGCAGGTGTATACGTCGCCCGCGCGCACCTTCCGCTGGGGCGGGGCGGGGGCGGGCGGCAGCTACTACTACCTCGTCACCTTCACCGACGGCCGCCGCTTCAAGGGCTGGCTCGAAGTACTGCCCTGA
- a CDS encoding FecR family protein gives MMQRYPDPPDAPWALLARHLANEASATERADLRAWVQADPRHLQILTTVTRAWERAGEAAAQPVLFSPADVEAAWQRFRPLMATPAGQLTAPALSPAPTPEPTAAPGPAPTPAPVVRPLWTGATPAATRWWQLAAALALLAGGGYLLIDRQFLHKHDTVTTYASAARRQLVRLPDGSRVWLNAHSRLHYRGLGAPASAGTRAVQLTGEAYFEVVHNPTRPFLVSTATARVRVTGTAFNVRAYAAEDSVEVSVTRGRVWLLRLATPDSVLLTADTRAALRAADAPGRVAATLHRTPTADHNFRAWQTDTLRFRDTPVAQVAQTLRATFGTAVTLLSAGLGKCRFTGTFARPQPAQVLAVLAAATASRLGPDGSGGYVLAGPGCAEDAATAGLVDSATQVAQP, from the coding sequence ATGATGCAACGCTACCCCGATCCGCCGGATGCCCCCTGGGCGCTCTTGGCCCGCCACCTGGCCAACGAAGCCTCGGCCACCGAGCGCGCCGACCTGCGTGCCTGGGTGCAGGCCGACCCGCGCCACCTGCAAATCCTGACCACCGTTACCCGCGCCTGGGAACGGGCGGGCGAGGCCGCGGCGCAGCCCGTACTTTTTTCGCCCGCCGATGTGGAGGCCGCCTGGCAGCGCTTCCGGCCCCTGATGGCCACGCCAGCCGGACAACTCACTGCGCCTGCACTCAGCCCTGCTCCCACGCCGGAACCCACCGCCGCGCCCGGTCCTGCCCCTACCCCCGCACCGGTGGTGCGCCCGCTGTGGACCGGAGCCACGCCGGCCGCAACCAGGTGGTGGCAGCTGGCCGCCGCGCTGGCACTGCTGGCAGGCGGTGGCTACCTATTGATTGATCGGCAGTTTCTGCACAAGCACGATACCGTGACGACCTATGCCAGCGCCGCCCGCCGCCAGCTGGTGCGCCTGCCCGATGGCAGCCGCGTGTGGCTGAATGCCCATTCGCGGCTGCACTACCGGGGGCTGGGCGCACCGGCCAGTGCCGGCACGCGGGCCGTGCAGCTCACGGGCGAGGCCTATTTTGAGGTGGTGCACAACCCCACCCGGCCCTTCCTGGTGAGCACCGCCACGGCCCGCGTGCGCGTGACGGGCACGGCCTTCAACGTGCGGGCCTACGCGGCCGAAGACTCGGTGGAGGTGAGCGTGACCCGCGGCCGGGTGTGGCTGCTGCGCCTCGCCACCCCCGACAGCGTGCTGCTGACGGCCGATACCCGCGCCGCCCTGCGCGCTGCCGATGCCCCCGGCCGCGTGGCCGCCACGCTGCACCGCACCCCTACGGCCGACCACAATTTCCGGGCCTGGCAGACCGATACGCTGCGCTTCCGCGACACGCCGGTGGCCCAGGTAGCCCAGACCCTGCGTGCCACCTTCGGCACGGCCGTGACGCTGCTGAGCGCCGGCCTGGGCAAGTGCCGCTTCACTGGCACCTTTGCCCGCCCGCAGCCCGCGCAGGTGCTGGCCGTGCTGGCCGCCGCCACCGCCAGCCGCCTGGGCCCCGACGGCAGCGGCGGCTACGTACTGGCCGGCCCCGGCTGCGCCGAGGACGCGGCCACGGCCGGCCTAGTGGATTCGGCCACGCAAGTCGCCCAGCCGTGA
- a CDS encoding RNA polymerase sigma-70 factor, with protein sequence MATPDDAALDARLTHLRQTDAAAFLEALFKAFYAPLGAVAYRVVPDRAVVEDILQDVFLRVWQGLATLPAIESHRAYLTRMALNAALRHQQRAQRQVAWDDAPPASAPVAPDALAQLHATEAAAAVAAALAHLPPQCRVVFELSRYEELSYQQIADALEISPKTVENQMGKALRILRRELAGVLKNLYGVLLYLLALRALSASGGPAQTAPTAIFGGCVGVRAPWCIQSIPGPVFLPRLPA encoded by the coding sequence ATGGCGACCCCCGACGACGCTGCCCTGGATGCCCGCCTGACGCACTTGCGCCAGACCGACGCGGCGGCTTTTCTGGAAGCCTTGTTCAAGGCGTTTTATGCCCCGCTGGGGGCGGTGGCCTACCGCGTGGTGCCCGACCGGGCAGTGGTGGAAGACATCTTGCAGGATGTGTTTTTGCGGGTGTGGCAAGGGCTAGCCACCCTGCCGGCCATCGAATCGCACCGCGCCTACCTCACCCGCATGGCCCTCAATGCCGCCCTGCGCCACCAGCAGCGCGCCCAGCGCCAGGTGGCCTGGGACGATGCTCCGCCCGCCAGCGCCCCCGTGGCCCCGGATGCCCTGGCCCAGTTGCACGCCACCGAGGCGGCGGCGGCAGTGGCGGCAGCCCTGGCCCACCTGCCGCCCCAGTGCCGCGTGGTGTTCGAGCTGAGCCGCTACGAGGAACTGAGCTACCAACAGATTGCCGACGCACTGGAAATATCGCCCAAAACCGTGGAAAACCAGATGGGCAAGGCCCTGCGCATTCTGCGGCGCGAGCTGGCGGGCGTGCTCAAAAACCTGTATGGGGTGCTGCTCTACCTGCTGGCACTGCGGGCACTGAGTGCCAGCGGCGGGCCAGCCCAGACCGCGCCAACCGCTATTTTTGGGGGCTGCGTGGGGGTAAGGGCGCCGTGGTGTATCCAGTCAATACCTGGCCCCGTCTTCCTCCCCCGGCTTCCTGCTTGA
- a CDS encoding NADPH-dependent F420 reductase has protein sequence MKIGIIGAGHIGSALAVRLTSLGHSVLIANSRGPETLGDVAQKTGATPATAREAAQHGEIIVVTIPLINIPDLPKDLFEGVPASVPVIDTSNYYPLLRDGHLRELETGTLTESEWVQQHLGRPVVKVFNNIYAEHLEKKGTPVGTTGRIALPVAGDDEAAKRKVMDLVEELGFDAVEDGSLHESWRQQPGTPSYGADWPENKLREHLRSLGHERTEEQHAQYLANHAEQEKQMAAQGIKLK, from the coding sequence ATGAAAATAGGAATTATCGGCGCCGGCCACATCGGCAGCGCCCTTGCCGTGCGGCTCACCAGCCTCGGCCACTCAGTGCTCATTGCCAACTCGCGCGGCCCCGAAACGCTGGGCGACGTGGCCCAGAAAACCGGCGCTACTCCCGCCACCGCCCGCGAAGCCGCCCAGCACGGCGAAATTATCGTGGTTACCATTCCGCTGATCAACATCCCCGACCTGCCCAAAGACCTGTTCGAGGGCGTACCCGCCAGCGTGCCGGTCATCGACACCAGCAACTACTACCCGCTGCTGCGCGACGGCCACCTGCGCGAGCTGGAAACCGGCACCCTCACCGAGAGCGAGTGGGTGCAGCAGCACCTGGGCCGGCCGGTGGTAAAGGTGTTCAACAACATCTACGCCGAGCACCTCGAAAAAAAGGGCACGCCCGTGGGCACGACCGGCCGCATCGCACTGCCCGTAGCCGGCGACGACGAAGCTGCCAAGCGCAAAGTAATGGACCTGGTCGAAGAGCTGGGCTTTGATGCCGTGGAAGACGGCAGCCTGCACGAGTCGTGGCGCCAGCAGCCCGGCACGCCATCCTACGGCGCCGACTGGCCCGAAAATAAGCTGCGCGAGCACCTGCGCAGTCTCGGCCACGAGCGCACCGAGGAGCAGCACGCGCAGTACCTGGCCAACCATGCTGAGCAGGAGAAGCAGATGGCGGCGCAGGGTATTAAGCTGAAGTAG
- a CDS encoding aldo/keto reductase: protein MEKRTLGSAGLEVSALGLGCMGLNRGYGPATDVAEATKLIRAAVDLGITFFDTAEAYGEANEQVVGAALAPVRNQVIIATKFGFKEGDPAQGLDSRPARIRLVAEQSLQRLGTDRIDLFYQHRVDPNVPMEDVAGAVQDLIREGKVKYFGLSEAGPDAIRRAHAVQPVSALQSEYSLWWREPEQSVLPTLEALGIGFVPFSPLGRGFLTGAISADSTFASGDIRSSLPRFEAAARQANLALIDLIKQLADRKQATPAQIALAWLLAQKPWIAPIPGTTKLARLQENIGAAKVALTPDDLRQLEQAISRIAIQGERYSAQMQQAINR, encoded by the coding sequence GTGGAAAAACGCACATTAGGATCTGCCGGCCTTGAAGTATCGGCCCTGGGCCTGGGCTGCATGGGCCTGAACCGGGGCTATGGCCCAGCCACCGACGTAGCCGAGGCCACCAAGCTCATCCGAGCGGCGGTGGACCTGGGAATCACCTTTTTTGACACGGCCGAAGCTTACGGCGAAGCCAACGAGCAGGTGGTGGGCGCGGCCCTGGCCCCGGTGCGCAACCAAGTCATTATCGCCACCAAGTTCGGCTTTAAGGAAGGCGACCCGGCGCAGGGCCTCGACAGCCGACCGGCGCGCATTCGGCTCGTGGCCGAGCAGTCGCTCCAGCGCCTGGGCACCGACCGCATCGACCTATTTTACCAGCACCGGGTAGACCCCAACGTGCCGATGGAGGACGTGGCCGGCGCGGTGCAGGACCTGATTCGGGAGGGCAAGGTGAAATATTTTGGCCTTTCGGAGGCCGGGCCCGATGCCATTCGCCGAGCGCACGCCGTGCAACCGGTGTCGGCCTTGCAGAGCGAGTACTCGCTGTGGTGGCGCGAGCCCGAGCAAAGCGTGTTGCCTACGCTCGAAGCGCTCGGCATCGGCTTTGTACCGTTTAGCCCACTGGGCCGGGGCTTCCTCACCGGCGCCATCAGCGCCGATTCGACCTTCGCCAGCGGCGATATTCGCAGCTCGCTGCCACGCTTCGAGGCAGCGGCCCGCCAAGCCAACCTGGCCCTCATCGACCTCATCAAGCAGCTGGCTGACCGCAAGCAGGCTACCCCGGCCCAGATTGCCCTGGCCTGGCTGCTGGCCCAAAAACCCTGGATTGCCCCCATCCCCGGCACCACCAAACTGGCCCGCTTGCAAGAGAACATCGGCGCGGCCAAGGTAGCCCTCACACCCGATGACTTGCGGCAACTGGAGCAGGCCATCAGCCGGATAGCCATTCAGGGCGAGCGTTATAGCGCGCAGATGCAGCAGGCTATTAACCGGTAG
- a CDS encoding 3-hydroxyacyl-CoA dehydrogenase family protein gives MNIAVIGSGTMGNGIAHVFAQHGFAVALVDVSQPALDRALGTIAKNLDRQVAKGALAEADKTATLGRIRSFTTIAEGVADAELVVEAATENVDLKLQIFRELDQHAPAGALLASNTSSISITKIAAATQRPAQVIGMHFMNPVPVMQLVEVIRGYATSDETTARVMDLSRQLGKTPTAVNDYPGFVANRILMPMINEAIISLFEGVAGVAEIDTVMKLGMAHPMGPLQLADFIGLDVCLAILRVLHDGLGNPKYAPCPLLVNMVMAGRLGAKSGEGFYKYTAGSKELVVAPTFAK, from the coding sequence ATGAACATCGCCGTCATCGGCTCCGGCACCATGGGCAACGGCATTGCCCACGTATTTGCGCAGCACGGCTTTGCCGTCGCACTCGTCGACGTAAGTCAGCCGGCCCTGGACCGGGCCCTGGGCACCATTGCCAAAAATCTTGACCGCCAGGTGGCCAAAGGTGCCCTGGCCGAGGCCGACAAAACCGCCACCCTGGGCCGCATTCGTTCTTTCACGACCATTGCCGAGGGCGTGGCCGATGCGGAGCTCGTGGTGGAAGCTGCCACGGAAAATGTGGACCTTAAGCTCCAGATTTTCCGCGAGCTGGACCAGCACGCGCCCGCCGGGGCCCTGCTGGCCAGCAACACGTCGTCCATCTCCATCACCAAAATTGCGGCCGCTACCCAGCGCCCCGCCCAGGTCATCGGGATGCACTTCATGAACCCCGTGCCGGTGATGCAGCTGGTGGAAGTAATTCGCGGCTACGCCACCTCCGACGAAACCACGGCCCGGGTGATGGACTTGTCGCGCCAGCTCGGCAAAACGCCCACCGCGGTGAACGATTACCCCGGCTTCGTGGCCAACCGCATCCTCATGCCGATGATCAATGAAGCGATTATCAGCCTATTTGAGGGCGTGGCCGGCGTGGCGGAGATTGACACGGTGATGAAGCTGGGCATGGCCCACCCCATGGGGCCCCTGCAACTGGCCGACTTCATTGGGCTCGACGTGTGCCTGGCCATTCTGCGGGTGCTGCACGACGGCCTCGGCAACCCCAAGTACGCGCCTTGCCCGCTGCTGGTGAACATGGTGATGGCGGGCCGCCTGGGCGCCAAATCAGGCGAAGGCTTTTATAAATACACGGCCGGCTCGAAAGAATTGGTAGTGGCCCCCACCTTTGCCAAGTAG